A part of Candidatus Bathyarchaeota archaeon genomic DNA contains:
- the rbcL gene encoding type III ribulose-bisphosphate carboxylase: protein MKYLDFVDLEYKPKETDIICTFYIEPEGIGIKEAAGGVAAESSIGTWTELTTAKSYIDELAAHVFSIEENDVKIAYPVELFEFGNVPNILSSVSGNVFGLKTLKNLRFNDIMIPKEIQKSFSGPKFGIEGIRELFRIYERPLVGTIIKPKLGLKTEDHAKVAYDSWIGGCDIVKDDENLSSQKFNPFKDRVIKTLESRDKAEEETNEKKVYLVNVTAETDEMLKRAEFVLDQGGEYVMIDILTCGFASLQTLRKQDFGLVIHAHRAGHAAFTKNPRHGISMKVIAKISRLIGVDQLHVGTIVGKMFESKEDVMANVEALKEMIDNLKSVLPVASGGLFPGLVPSLIKYFGKDFVIQAGGGIHGHTDGTISGARSMRQAVDAALNGIALDEYAKSNKELKIALKIWGQKS from the coding sequence TTGAAATATTTAGATTTTGTTGACTTGGAGTATAAACCAAAAGAAACTGATATTATTTGCACATTTTATATTGAACCAGAGGGTATCGGAATTAAAGAAGCTGCAGGTGGAGTTGCTGCTGAAAGTTCGATAGGTACTTGGACTGAGCTTACAACTGCAAAATCTTACATTGACGAATTAGCTGCACATGTCTTTAGCATTGAAGAAAACGATGTTAAAATAGCTTATCCTGTAGAGCTTTTTGAATTTGGAAATGTGCCAAATATTCTGAGTAGTGTTTCAGGGAACGTCTTTGGGTTAAAGACACTTAAGAATTTAAGATTTAATGATATCATGATCCCAAAAGAAATTCAAAAGAGCTTTAGTGGTCCAAAATTTGGGATTGAAGGAATTCGTGAACTTTTTAGAATCTATGAAAGGCCCTTAGTAGGGACAATAATCAAACCTAAACTTGGATTGAAGACAGAAGACCATGCAAAAGTTGCTTACGACTCATGGATTGGAGGATGCGATATAGTTAAAGATGACGAAAATCTAAGCAGTCAAAAATTCAATCCGTTTAAAGATAGAGTTATTAAGACATTAGAGAGTAGAGATAAAGCCGAAGAAGAGACTAACGAAAAAAAAGTATATTTAGTAAATGTAACCGCTGAAACCGATGAAATGCTGAAGAGAGCTGAATTTGTACTTGATCAGGGCGGTGAGTATGTCATGATTGATATATTAACCTGTGGTTTTGCATCTTTACAAACACTTCGTAAACAAGACTTTGGTTTAGTAATCCACGCTCATAGGGCTGGTCATGCTGCATTTACAAAAAATCCTAGACATGGAATTTCAATGAAAGTTATTGCAAAGATATCTAGATTGATTGGTGTAGACCAGCTTCATGTAGGTACTATTGTCGGAAAAATGTTTGAATCAAAAGAGGATGTAATGGCAAATGTAGAGGCCTTAAAAGAAATGATCGATAACCTGAAATCTGTCTTACCTGTAGCCTCTGGGGGGCTGTTTCCTGGATTGGTTCCATCTTTGATTAAGTATTTTGGAAAAGACTTTGTTATCCAAGCCGGAGGTGGAATTCATGGCCATACTGATGGAACTATCTCTGGAGCTAGATCGATGAGACAAGCTGTAGATGCAGCACTCAATGGCATAGCTTTAGATGAATATGCTAAATCAAATAAAGAGCTCAAGATTGCTTTGAAAATTTGGGGTCAAAAAAGCTAA
- a CDS encoding ribose 1,5-bisphosphate isomerase → MLELIQETAQKIRKLEIQGARNVAISAIKALETSSKETKSKNKEEFLQELNEAKKILFETRETEPLMRNIIRCVINQVKNCKSDEIEEFNRIISIATQEFLKVLDNSKKEIANIGARRINESSLILTHCHSSTVTQLLKIAKKNGKSFDIICTETRPRFQGRLTAKEMLELGIKTTLIVDSAARYYINNVDLVLVGSDAITSEGNVINKIGTSAIALAAHEARTPFYVVSELLKFDPQTMRGDYEIIEERSPEEIWKDSPKGLIIKNPAFDITRRDFIHGIICEVGIIPPHSIIDIIRRKYPWVFD, encoded by the coding sequence ATGTTAGAGCTAATCCAAGAGACTGCTCAAAAAATAAGAAAATTAGAAATTCAAGGAGCTAGAAATGTTGCTATATCGGCGATAAAAGCTTTAGAGACCTCATCAAAGGAAACAAAATCAAAAAATAAAGAAGAATTTCTGCAAGAACTCAATGAAGCAAAAAAAATCCTTTTTGAGACGAGAGAAACCGAGCCTTTAATGCGAAATATAATCAGATGTGTGATTAATCAAGTAAAGAATTGTAAAAGTGATGAAATTGAAGAATTCAATAGAATAATTTCCATAGCTACACAAGAATTCCTAAAGGTTCTTGATAATTCAAAAAAAGAAATCGCAAATATAGGTGCTCGAAGAATTAATGAAAGCTCACTAATTCTAACACATTGTCACTCTTCAACAGTAACCCAGTTATTAAAAATAGCCAAGAAAAATGGAAAATCCTTTGATATAATTTGCACAGAAACAAGGCCACGCTTTCAGGGACGATTAACAGCAAAAGAAATGCTTGAACTTGGAATAAAAACAACTTTAATTGTAGATTCAGCAGCGCGATACTATATTAATAATGTTGACCTGGTATTAGTGGGATCTGATGCCATAACTTCGGAAGGAAATGTTATTAATAAAATCGGTACAAGTGCGATTGCACTAGCTGCTCATGAAGCACGAACTCCATTCTATGTAGTATCTGAACTTTTAAAGTTCGACCCACAGACAATGCGGGGCGATTATGAAATTATAGAAGAGAGAAGCCCAGAGGAGATTTGGAAGGATAGTCCAAAGGGATTAATAATTAAGAACCCAGCTTTTGACATTACAAGAAGAGATTTTATTCATGGAATAATCTGTGAGGTGGGAATCATTCCACCGCATTCGATAATTGACATTATACGAAGGAAATATCCGTGGGTTTTTGACTAG